In the genome of uncultured Celeribacter sp., the window TCCATCGTCGTCGAACAAGCCCCCGCGCTTGGCGAGATCGGCGCCGGCATTCAGATCGGTCCGAACGCTTTCCATTGCTTCGACTATCTGGGCGTCGGCGACGAGGCGCGTGAGAAGGCGGTCTATATCGACAAGCTGCGCCTGATGGATGCGCAAACCGCCGAGGACATCACGTCCATTCCCCTGGACGAACCATTCCGCGAGCGCTTTAAAAACCCCTACGCCGTGGTGCATCGCGCCGACCTGCATGGTGTTCTGCTGAAGTATTGCGAAGACAGCCCGCTGGTGGACATCCGCACCTCACATGTGGTCGAAGGCTACGAACAGGACGGCACCTCCGTCACGCTCAAGGTGAAAGACCGTGATCCGATCAAAGGCTCTTTCCTGATCGGTGCCGAAGGTCTGCGTTCACCGATCCGCAACCAAATGGTCGGCGACGGCGAGCCGCGCATCTCCGGCCACACCACCTATCGTTCCGTCATCCCGACCGAGCAGATGCCCGAAGACCTGCGCTGGAACGCGGCCACGCTTTGGGCCGGTCCGAAATGTCACATCGTGCACTACCCGCTCAAGGGCTGGAAAGTGTTCAACCTCGTGGTGACCTATCACCGCGATGTGCAGGAGGCCATCGCAGGCCGTCCGGTCTCCAAAGAAGAGGTCGCCGCTGGGTTCGAGCACATCCACCCGAAGGCCCGTCAGGTCATCGAACATGGCTCGGACTGGAAGCTCTGGGTGCTCTGCGACCGCGATCCGATCTCCAACTGGGTCGAGGACCGTGTGGCTTTGCTGGGCGATGCCGCGCACCCGATGCTTCAGTATTTCGCCCAAGGCGCCTGTATGGCCATGGAAGACGCCGTCGCCATGTCCCATTGCATCGAGCATTACGGCGAGAACGTCGAGCGCGCGCTCCAGATTTATCAGGAGATGCGCAAGGTCCGCACCGCCCGCGTTCAAATGAATTCGCGTCTCATCGGCGAATACATTTACCACCCGGATGACGCCAAAGCCGCCGTGCGCAACCACGTCATGTCGGGCATGTCGCAGGATGAATGGTACGACCAGCTCTCCTGGCTCTACGGCTCCACCGGCCTTGACGACACGACTGTGAACGCCGCGCTGAAAACCGCCGCCGAATAACTCCCTAAGAAACGCAAAAAGGACAAACCAAATGGCTTATGTCTTCCCCCCCGCGCCCCAGGCCTCTGTGGCCGTCGATGGCTCCGACGATCGTCTGCCGGTCCGCCGCATTTTCTGTGTCGGTCGCAACTACGCCGCCCACGCCCGTGAGATGGGCAAGGACCCGGATCGCGATCCGCCGTTCTTCTTCACCAAACCGGCCGATGCCGTGGTGGACAGCGGCGAGACCGTCGCCTACCCGCCGGAGACCGAGAATTTCCACTACGAGGCGGAACTCGTGGCGGTGATCGGCAAAGCGGGCAAGAACATCGCGGAAGAGGACAGCCTCTCGCACGTCTGGGGCTATGCCGTGGGCAACGACCTGACGCGCCGCGACCTGCAACTTGTGGCCCGCGAACAGGGCCGTCCGTGGGACTGGGGCAAGGCGTTTGACCGCTCCGCCGTCATCGGGCCGGTCTTCCCGGTCGAAAAGGTCGGCCACCCGGACAAGGGTTCGATCAAGCTCACCGTGAATGGCGACGTCAAGCAGGACGCCGATCTGGCGGAGCTCATTTGGTCGGTGCCGGAGATCATCTCGATCCTGTCGCATTCCATCTCGCTTGAGCCCGGCGATCTGATCATGACCGGCACGCCGGCGGGTGTTGGGCCGATGGTTGAGGGCGATGTCTGTGTCGTCGAGATCGAAGGCCTGGGCAAGATCGAAACGCCCATCGGAAAACGTGAGGCGTAAGACATGCCGTTGAAGTTGCACAACTTCTTCCGCTCCTCCACCTCAACGCGGCTCAGAGCCGCGTTGAACCTCAAGGGGCTGGAGTATGACTATATCGCCTATGTGCTGCGCGATGGGGAAACCCGGACGCCCGAGTATCTGGCGAAGAACCCACAGGGTCTCGTGCCGACGCTTGAGACCGAGGACGGCAGCTTTCTGACGCAATCTCTCGCCATCATGGAATGGCTGGAGGAGACCCACCCGGAACCTGCGCTTTTGCCCGCGGATGCCGAGGGCCGCGCCCGTGTGCGTGCGCTGTCCTATATGATCGCCTGTGAGATCCATCCGCTCAACAACCTGCGCGTTTTGTTCCGCATTCGTGATCAGTTCGGCGCCGACGAAGAGGCCCAGAAAGAGTGGTTCACTCATTGGGTCACGCTTACCTTTGACGCGCTGGAAGCCGAGCTGTCCGCCTCACCGCAGACCGGCACCTATTGCCATGGCGACACACCGACGATGGCCGATTGCTGCCTCTATGCGCAGGTGTGGAACAACAAACGCTTTGGCGTGCCGCTGGAAAACTGGCCGGTGATTTCGCGCATTTATGCCGAACTCGACACGCTGCCCGCCTTCACCAAAGCGGCCCCGCCCAATCAACCCGACGCCGCCTGAGGCGTCGCCCCATACGCACGCGGCCTGACGCGTGACCAACCCCGGAGGAATTTCACGATGCTGACCGAAGATCGCAACCACGACACCATCGAGCATGGTATGCAGCCGGAGGACACGCCGGAACTGCGCGCGCTTTACAAAGGCTTCGAAGAGAACAATCTTTTGCCGCTCTGGACCCAGCTTGGCGACCTGATGCCGATGACGCCCAAGTCCAAGGCCGTGCCGCATGTCTGGCGGTGGGCCGATCTTCTGCCGCTGGCGGAAAAATCCGGCGAGCTGGTTCCAGTGGGCCGGGGCGGCGAACGCCGTGCGATTGGCCTTGCCAATCCGGGGCTCGGTGGCAACGCCTATGTCAGCCCGACCATGTGGGCCGCGATCCAGTATCTCTGCCCGGGCGAAAACGCGCCGGAACACCGCCATTCGCAAAACGCCTTTCGCTTCGTCGTCGAGGGCGAAGGTGTCTGGACCGTGGTCAATGGCGACCCGGTGCGCATGTCGCGGGGCGATTTGCTTTTGACGCCCGGCTGGTGTTTTCACGGTCACCACAATGTCGCGACAGAGCCGATGGCCTGGATCGACGGGCTCGACATTCCGTTCTCGCAACAGATGGACGTTGGCTTTTTTGAATTCGGCTCTGACCGGGTGACAGACAACGCCACCCCCGACTATTCGCAAGGTGAGCGCCTCTGGTGCCATCCGGGCCTGCGGCCTCTGTCGCAGTTGCAAAACACGGTCTCCTCGCCGATTGGCGCCTATCGTTGGGAGTTCACCGACCGGGCGTTGACCGAACAGCTTTTGCTCGAAGACGAAGGCCAGCCCGCCACGGTTGAGCAGGGCCACGCCGCGATCCGCTACGTCAACCCGACCACCGGCGGCGACGTGATGCCGACGATCCGCTGCGAATTCCACCGTTTGCGGGCGGGCACGCAGACGGCGACGCGCAATGAGGTCGGCTCCACCGTCTTCCAGGTTTTTGAGGGCAAGGGCGCCGTCGTGATGAATGGCGTCGAGCATAAGCTGGAAAAAGGCGACATGTTCGTCGTGCCCTCCTGGGTGCCGTGGTCCTTGCAGG includes:
- the maiA gene encoding maleylacetoacetate isomerase, with protein sequence MPLKLHNFFRSSTSTRLRAALNLKGLEYDYIAYVLRDGETRTPEYLAKNPQGLVPTLETEDGSFLTQSLAIMEWLEETHPEPALLPADAEGRARVRALSYMIACEIHPLNNLRVLFRIRDQFGADEEAQKEWFTHWVTLTFDALEAELSASPQTGTYCHGDTPTMADCCLYAQVWNNKRFGVPLENWPVISRIYAELDTLPAFTKAAPPNQPDAA
- a CDS encoding cupin domain-containing protein, with amino-acid sequence MLTEDRNHDTIEHGMQPEDTPELRALYKGFEENNLLPLWTQLGDLMPMTPKSKAVPHVWRWADLLPLAEKSGELVPVGRGGERRAIGLANPGLGGNAYVSPTMWAAIQYLCPGENAPEHRHSQNAFRFVVEGEGVWTVVNGDPVRMSRGDLLLTPGWCFHGHHNVATEPMAWIDGLDIPFSQQMDVGFFEFGSDRVTDNATPDYSQGERLWCHPGLRPLSQLQNTVSSPIGAYRWEFTDRALTEQLLLEDEGQPATVEQGHAAIRYVNPTTGGDVMPTIRCEFHRLRAGTQTATRNEVGSTVFQVFEGKGAVVMNGVEHKLEKGDMFVVPSWVPWSLQAETQFDLFRFSDAPIMERLGFMRQMVEGQ
- a CDS encoding fumarylacetoacetate hydrolase family protein, which translates into the protein MAYVFPPAPQASVAVDGSDDRLPVRRIFCVGRNYAAHAREMGKDPDRDPPFFFTKPADAVVDSGETVAYPPETENFHYEAELVAVIGKAGKNIAEEDSLSHVWGYAVGNDLTRRDLQLVAREQGRPWDWGKAFDRSAVIGPVFPVEKVGHPDKGSIKLTVNGDVKQDADLAELIWSVPEIISILSHSISLEPGDLIMTGTPAGVGPMVEGDVCVVEIEGLGKIETPIGKREA
- a CDS encoding 3-hydroxybenzoate 6-monooxygenase: MSDLPIIIAGGGIGGLAAACGLARKGHRSIVVEQAPALGEIGAGIQIGPNAFHCFDYLGVGDEAREKAVYIDKLRLMDAQTAEDITSIPLDEPFRERFKNPYAVVHRADLHGVLLKYCEDSPLVDIRTSHVVEGYEQDGTSVTLKVKDRDPIKGSFLIGAEGLRSPIRNQMVGDGEPRISGHTTYRSVIPTEQMPEDLRWNAATLWAGPKCHIVHYPLKGWKVFNLVVTYHRDVQEAIAGRPVSKEEVAAGFEHIHPKARQVIEHGSDWKLWVLCDRDPISNWVEDRVALLGDAAHPMLQYFAQGACMAMEDAVAMSHCIEHYGENVERALQIYQEMRKVRTARVQMNSRLIGEYIYHPDDAKAAVRNHVMSGMSQDEWYDQLSWLYGSTGLDDTTVNAALKTAAE